Proteins found in one Heptranchias perlo isolate sHepPer1 chromosome 23, sHepPer1.hap1, whole genome shotgun sequence genomic segment:
- the LOC137341231 gene encoding phosphoinositide-interacting protein-like encodes MKTSSTENVDLGMRSCSESKDLLTSHTGSTFYSSSRSVSIWTSEPRTAWETYHKPIIVMSVGGAFFLLGVILTGLYFAQITKKTCNVLGPAFLSIGMMFLVFGLVWLPILKEKQRQKSVSRHFRNQKPPSFFHL; translated from the coding sequence ATGAAAACGAGTTCAACTGAGAATGTAGATCTGGGCATGCGGTCATGTTCTGAGTCCAAAGATCTGCTGACCAGCCATACAGGAAGTACCTTCTACAGCAGTTCCAGAAGTGTATCCATTTGGACCTCAGAGCCACGGACTGCCTGGGAAACTTACCACAAACCTATTATTGTCATGTCAGTCGGAGGGGCATTTTTTCTTTTGGGGGTCATACTGACTGGCTTGTATTTTGCACAGATCACCAAGAAAACATGCAATGTGCTGGGGCCTGCATTTCTGTCCATTGGGATGATGTTTCTCGTATTTGGATTGGTCTGGCTCCCTATCCTCAAAGAAAAGCAAAGACAAAAGTCCGTATCAAGACACTTCAGGAACCAAAAACCACCATCATTCTTTCATTTGTGA